A stretch of Microbulbifer bruguierae DNA encodes these proteins:
- the rpmD gene encoding 50S ribosomal protein L30 encodes MANKTIKVTQVKSVAGRLKNHQACVAGLGLRRIGHTVEVEDTPSVRGMINKVNYLVKVEEA; translated from the coding sequence ATGGCTAATAAGACCATCAAAGTCACCCAGGTCAAGAGCGTCGCTGGTCGTCTGAAGAATCATCAGGCGTGTGTCGCTGGTCTGGGTCTACGCCGCATCGGTCACACTGTGGAAGTGGAAGACACTCCCTCTGTGCGCGGCATGATCAACAAAGTGAACTACCTCGTAAAAGTAGAGGAGGCGTAA
- the secY gene encoding preprotein translocase subunit SecY: MARPGSGVNSLGNGKGLGELWARLRFLFLAILVYRLGTHIPVPGIDPEKLANLFNQNQGTILGLFNMFSGGALERMSILALGIMPYISASIIMQLMTAVTPSLEALKKEGDAGRRKINQYTRYLTVLLALIQGIGMTFGLAGQNLAYSAEPAFGFYFVAVVSLVTGAVFMMWLGEQITERGVGNGISMLIFAGIVAGLPSAIGQAFEQARQGELHILMLLAIGFVAIAVVYFVVVMERGQRRITINHARRQAGRYSQAPAAQSSHLPLKVNMAGVIPVIFASSILLFPATLAQWFGQGGEGLGAQILQWMALQLGPGQPLNIILFALLIGFFCFFYTALMFNPNEVADNLKKSGAYVPGIRPGEQTARYIDTVLTRLTLVGAVYIALVSLLPQFLVVGLNIPFYLGGTSLLIVVVVVMDFMAQVQSHLMSHQYEGLMKKANLQGYGRR; the protein is encoded by the coding sequence ATGGCACGACCAGGATCTGGTGTTAACTCCCTGGGCAACGGCAAGGGATTAGGCGAGCTTTGGGCTCGCCTTCGTTTTCTGTTTCTCGCGATACTCGTTTATCGCTTAGGGACTCACATTCCGGTGCCCGGTATTGATCCGGAAAAGCTGGCGAATCTGTTTAACCAGAATCAGGGTACCATCCTGGGTCTGTTCAACATGTTCTCCGGTGGTGCACTGGAGCGTATGAGTATTCTGGCGCTCGGCATCATGCCTTACATCTCCGCGTCCATCATCATGCAGTTGATGACCGCGGTAACGCCTTCTCTGGAGGCGTTGAAGAAGGAAGGTGATGCAGGGCGGCGCAAGATTAACCAGTACACACGTTATCTGACGGTACTGCTTGCGTTGATTCAGGGTATCGGTATGACCTTTGGTCTCGCCGGTCAGAATCTGGCGTACTCCGCGGAACCCGCGTTCGGATTTTACTTTGTGGCCGTAGTGTCACTGGTGACCGGTGCTGTGTTCATGATGTGGCTGGGTGAGCAGATTACCGAGCGCGGTGTTGGCAACGGCATTTCCATGCTGATTTTTGCCGGTATTGTGGCCGGGTTGCCCAGTGCTATTGGTCAGGCGTTCGAGCAGGCGCGCCAGGGTGAATTGCACATCCTGATGCTGCTGGCGATTGGTTTTGTGGCGATTGCCGTTGTGTACTTCGTCGTGGTTATGGAGCGCGGTCAACGCCGCATCACCATCAACCACGCACGTCGTCAGGCGGGTCGTTACTCCCAGGCGCCGGCGGCTCAGTCAAGCCACCTGCCGCTGAAGGTCAATATGGCCGGTGTAATTCCGGTCATCTTCGCCAGCAGTATCCTGCTGTTCCCTGCGACTCTGGCGCAGTGGTTCGGTCAGGGTGGTGAGGGTCTGGGTGCGCAGATACTGCAGTGGATGGCGCTGCAGCTCGGCCCCGGTCAGCCGCTGAACATTATTCTGTTCGCACTGCTGATTGGCTTCTTCTGCTTCTTCTATACGGCGTTGATGTTCAACCCGAATGAAGTCGCAGACAACCTGAAAAAATCCGGTGCCTATGTACCCGGTATCCGTCCTGGTGAGCAGACTGCACGTTATATCGATACCGTGCTGACCCGTCTGACTTTGGTAGGTGCCGTCTATATCGCACTGGTATCCCTGCTGCCGCAGTTCCTGGTAGTCGGGCTGAACATTCCCTTCTATCTGGGGGGTACTTCACTGCTGATCGTTGTGGTCGTGGTGATGGACTTTATGGCACAAGTGCAGTCGCACCTGATGTCACACCAGTATGAAGGGTTGATGAAAAAGGCAAATCTGCAAGGCTACGGCCGTCGTTGA
- the rpsE gene encoding 30S ribosomal protein S5 — MARDKVEKSNDEGLQEKLVQVNRVAKTVKGGRIFAFTALTVVGDGNGRVGFGRGKAREVPVAIQKAMEAARRNMIQVDLNGDTIQYATNGRHGGSKVYMQPASQGTGVIAGGAMRSVLEMAGVHNVLAKCYGSTNPVNVVRATFSALGKMSSPEDVAAKRGKSVEEILN; from the coding sequence AGTCGAGAAAAGCAACGACGAAGGCCTCCAGGAAAAGCTGGTCCAGGTCAATCGCGTTGCCAAAACCGTAAAAGGTGGTCGTATCTTCGCGTTCACCGCTCTGACCGTAGTTGGCGACGGCAATGGTCGCGTTGGCTTCGGTCGTGGTAAAGCGCGTGAAGTGCCGGTTGCCATCCAAAAGGCAATGGAAGCTGCGCGTCGCAACATGATCCAGGTAGACCTGAACGGTGACACCATTCAGTACGCTACCAACGGTCGCCACGGCGGTTCCAAGGTATACATGCAGCCCGCTTCCCAGGGTACCGGTGTTATCGCCGGCGGTGCCATGCGCTCCGTACTGGAAATGGCTGGTGTCCACAACGTACTGGCCAAGTGCTACGGCTCTACCAATCCGGTAAACGTCGTACGTGCAACTTTCAGTGCGCTGGGCAAAATGAGCAGCCCAGAAGACGTTGCCGCCAAGCGCGGTAAGTCTGTGGAAGAAATCCTGAACTGA
- the rplO gene encoding 50S ribosomal protein L15 has product MRLNELSPAEGHKHSAKRVGRGIGSGLGKTGGRGHKGQKARSGGSVRPGFEGGQMPLQKRLPKYGFTSRVGRFVAEVRLAELAKVEGDTIDLAALKNADIIGDHIKRAKVFLSGELTKAVTVKGLGVTKGAKAAIEAAGGKVED; this is encoded by the coding sequence ATGCGTTTGAACGAGTTGTCTCCCGCTGAGGGTCACAAGCACAGCGCCAAGCGCGTTGGTCGCGGCATCGGTAGCGGTCTGGGTAAAACCGGTGGCCGTGGTCACAAGGGTCAAAAGGCCCGTTCCGGTGGTAGCGTTCGTCCGGGCTTCGAAGGCGGTCAGATGCCTTTGCAGAAGCGTCTGCCGAAGTACGGTTTCACCTCTCGCGTTGGCCGCTTTGTTGCGGAAGTGCGTCTGGCGGAGCTGGCGAAGGTAGAAGGTGACACGATTGATTTGGCAGCGCTGAAAAATGCCGATATTATCGGCGACCACATTAAGCGCGCCAAAGTGTTCCTTTCTGGCGAACTGACCAAAGCGGTTACCGTTAAAGGTCTGGGCGTCACCAAAGGTGCTAAAGCGGCCATCGAAGCTGCTGGCGGAAAAGTAGAAGACTAA